One region of Cucurbita pepo subsp. pepo cultivar mu-cu-16 chromosome LG03, ASM280686v2, whole genome shotgun sequence genomic DNA includes:
- the LOC111790420 gene encoding pentatricopeptide repeat-containing protein At3g26782, mitochondrial — MGIPNRRSVELALHLKLCWRRYSSNSNLATWFNKYVDKSNVHSWNSVIADLARSGDSVEALRAFFSMRKLGVSPTRSTFPCAIKSCSALCDLVSGRMSHQQAFVFGFENDLFVSSALIDMYSKCGELKDARELFDEIPLRNVVSWTSMITGYVQNEQADNALLLFKDFLEEETEVGDANYIPLDSVVMVSVLSACARVSGKGITEGIHGFVVKKGFDGSVGVGNTLMDAYSKCGQPLVSRKVFDWMEEKDEISWNSMIAVYAQSGLSGEALEVFHGMVRQVGVLYNAVTLSAVLLACAHAGALRAGKCIHDQVIKMNLEENVCVGTSLIDMYCKCGKVEMAKKTFDRMKEKNVKSWTAMVAGYGMHGCAKEALDIFYEMVRAGVKPNYITFVSVLAACSHAGLIKEGWHWFNAMKHKYDIEPGIEHYGCMVDLLGRAGCLNEAYNLIKGMKMKPDFVVWGSLLGACRIHKNVDLGEIAARKLFELDPNNCGYYVLLSNLYGDAGRWADVERMRTMMKNRQLVKPPGFSLVELKGRVHVFLVGDKEHPQHEMIYKYLEKLTLELQKIGYVPNLTSVLHDVDEEEKELTLRVHSEKLAVAFGVMNSAPGTTINIIKNLRVCRDCHTAIKLISKVVRRDFVVRDSKRFHHFKDGVCSCGDYW; from the exons ATGGGAATTCCGAATCGCCGTTCAGTTGAATTGGCGCTCCATTTGAAGCTCTGTTGGCGCCGATACTCGAGCAATTCCAATCTCGCGACATGGTTCAACAAATACGTTGATAAATCCAATGTGCATTCATGGAACTCAGTCATCGCCGATTTGGCTCGCAGTGGCGATTCGGTTGAAGCCCTTCGTGCCTTCTTCTCCATGCGGAAGCTTGGCGTCAGCCCCACACGCTCCACTTTTCCCTGCGCCATCAAATCCTGTTCCGCTCTCTGCGATCTCGTTTCCGGCAGGATGTCTCACCAGCAAGCGTTTGTGTTCGGCTTCGAGAATGATCTTTTTGTGTCATCCGCTCTTATCGATATGTACTCCAAATGTGGCGAGTTGAAGGATGCACGAGAACTGTTCGACGAAATTCCCCTTCGAAATGTGGTCTCGTGGACATCGATGATTACCGG GTATGTCCAAAATGAGCAAGCAGACAACGCCTTGTTGCTTTTCAAGGACTTTCTGGAGGAGGAAACTGAGGTTGGAGATGCCAATTACATTCCTCTCGATTCAGTCGTGATGGTTTCGGTTTTATCTGCCTGCGCTCGAGTTTCAGGGAAGGGGATCACAGAAGGAATTCATGGCTTTGTGGTAAAGAAAGGCTTTGATGGGAGCGTTGGAGTTGGAAACACATTGATGGATGCATATTCAAAATGTGGGCAGCCTTTGGTTTCTAGGAAGGTTTTTGATTGGATGGAAGAGAAGGATGAAATTTCTTGGAACTCTATGATTGCAGTGTATGCTCAAAGTGGGTTATCTGGGGAAGCTTTGGAGGTTTTCCATGGAATGGTGAGGCAAGTTGGTGTTCTTTACAACGCAGTGACACTATCGGCTGTTCTATTGGCTTGTGCTCATGCTGGGGCATTGAGGGCTGGCAAGTGCATTCATGATCAg GTGATAAAGATGAATTTGGAGGAAAATGTGTGTGTTGGTACCTCCTTAATTGACATGTATTGCAAATGTGGTAAAGTTGAAATGGCAAAGAAAACTTTTGATCGTATGAAGGAAAAGAATGTAAAGTCATGGACGGCCATGGTTGCTGGTTATGGCATGCATGGCTGCGCCAAAGAAGCTCTCGACATCTTCTACGAGATGGTTCGGGCTGGAGTGAAGCCAAATTACATCACTTTTGTATCTGTTCTTGCTGCATGCAGCCATGCTGGTTTGATAAAAGAAGGCTGGCACTGGTTTAATGCCATGAAGCATAAATACGATATCGAGCCAGGTATCGAGCATTACGGTTGCATGGTTGATCTATTAGGACGTGCAGGATGCCTTAATGAAGCTTACAATTTAATCAAGGGAATGAAGATGAAACCTGATTTTGTTGTCTGGGGCTCTCTTCTTGGGGCTTGTAGAATCCACAAGAATGTGGACCTCGGCGAGATTGCTGCTCGAAAATTGTTTGAACTCGATCCAAATAATTGTGGGTACTACGTATTACTTTCGAACCTTTATGGAGATGCTGGAAGGTGGGCGGATGTCGAAAGGATGAGAACGATGATGAAGAATCGTCAATTGGTTAAACCGCCCGGGTTCAGTTTGGTTGAACTGAAAGGCAGAGTTCATGTTTTTCTGGTTGGAGATAAAGAGCATCCTCAACATGAGATGATTTACAAGTATTTGGAGAAACTAACGTTGGAGCTTCAAAAGATAGGCTATGTGCCAAACTTGACCTCAGTTCTTCATGATGTTGacgaagaggagaaagaacTCACTTTAAGAGTTCACAGTGAGAAACTTGCTGTTGCCTTTGGAGTGATGAACTCTGCTCCTGGAACAACCATAAACATCATTAAAAATCTTAGGGTCTGCAGAGATTGCCATACCGCCATTAAGTTAATTTCTAAGGTTGTTCGTCGAGACTTTGTCGTCCGAGATTCAAAGCGGTTTCATCATTTTAAGGACGGGGTATGTTCTTGCGGTGATTATTGGTGA